One Eptesicus fuscus isolate TK198812 chromosome 11, DD_ASM_mEF_20220401, whole genome shotgun sequence genomic region harbors:
- the ARL4C gene encoding ADP-ribosylation factor-like protein 4C, with amino-acid sequence MGNISSNISAFQSLHIVMLGLDSAGKTTVLYRLKFNEFVNTVPTIGFNTEKIKLSNGTAKGISCHFWDVGGQEKLRPLWKSYSRCTDGIIYVVDSVDVDRLEEAKTELHKVTKFAENQGTPLLVIANKQDLPKSLPVAEIEKQLALHELIPATTYHVQPACAIIGEGLTEGMDKLYEMILKRRKSLKQKKKRRARSSGCPALTCELPEVCNSQNPGCPQVGGMLAAGGAGGTTAPCIHGRWKLDNFVSQGRTLLKFHLSCSGPKRDGGLGYQRTAWNNTQPQGMGCCTNLG; translated from the exons ATGGGCAACATCTCCTCCAACATCTCGGCCTTCCAGTCCCTGCACATCGTCATGCTGGGCTTGGACTCGGCCGGCAAGACCACGGTGCTCTACCGGCTCAAGTTCAACGAGTTCGTGAACACGGTGCCCACCATCGGCTTCAACACGGAGAAGATCAAGCTGAGCAACGGCACCGCCAAGGGCATCAGCTGCCACTTCTGGGACGTGGGCGGCCAAGAGAAGCTGCGGCCGCTGTGGAAATCCTACAGCCGCTGCACGGACGGCATCATCTACGTGGTGGACTCGGTGGACGTGGACCGGCTGGAGGAGGCCAAAACGGAGCTGCACAAGGTGACCAAGTTCGCCGAGAACCAGGGCACCCCGCTGCTGGTCATCGCCAACAAGCAGGACCTGCCCAAGTCGCTGCCGGTGGCCGAGATCGAGAAGCAGCTGGCGCTGCACGAGCTCATCCCGGCCACCACCTACCACGTCCAGCCGGCGTGCGCCATCATCGGCGAGGGCCTCACCGAGGGCATGGACAAGCTCTATGAGATGATCCTGAAACGCAGGAAGTCCCTCAAGCAGAAGAAGAAGCG CAGGGCCAGAAGTTCAGGCTGCCCCGCCCTCACCTGTGAGTTACCTGAGGTATGCAACTCCCAGAACCCTGGGtgtccccaggtggggggcatgttGGCAGCGGGAGGTGCTGGGGGAACCACCGCTCCTTGCATCCATGGGCGGTGGAAGCTGGATAATTTTGTGTCACAGGGCAGGACCCTGTTGAAATTTCACTTGTCCTGCTCTGGGCCCAAACGAGACGGTGGTTTGGGCTATCAGAGGACTGCCTGGAACAATACACAGCCCCAGGGCATGGGTTGCTGCACCAACCTTGGCTGA